The proteins below are encoded in one region of Syntrophotalea carbinolica DSM 2380:
- a CDS encoding TetR/AcrR family transcriptional regulator: protein MQTAALKVDDKQALRETILQAAQGLFLEEGFEQFSMRRLARKVGYSPTTLYIYFRDKQDIIFSLCEELFDHYLTELQRVAETEVAPLERLKKSFLLSIDFGCSHQDHYRVAFFSDAPVYGSPDEFMTRDSLARRSYLFVRQVVIDCITCGVFRPVDPELVTQAFLTASHGVITAKIFWKDFPLLPSEALGETLLRGLVKEFLA, encoded by the coding sequence ATGCAGACTGCTGCGTTAAAGGTAGACGATAAACAGGCGTTGCGCGAAACCATTTTGCAGGCGGCCCAGGGTCTCTTCCTGGAGGAGGGGTTCGAACAATTTTCCATGCGACGTCTGGCCCGCAAGGTCGGTTATTCACCAACGACCTTGTATATCTATTTTCGGGACAAGCAGGATATCATTTTTTCCCTCTGCGAAGAGTTGTTTGATCACTACCTGACCGAATTGCAGCGGGTTGCCGAAACCGAAGTCGCTCCGCTTGAACGTCTCAAGAAATCGTTTTTATTGAGTATCGACTTCGGCTGCAGTCATCAAGACCATTATCGCGTGGCTTTTTTTTCGGATGCTCCGGTATACGGCTCTCCCGACGAGTTTATGACCAGGGATTCTCTGGCGCGGAGATCCTATCTGTTTGTGCGGCAGGTGGTGATCGATTGTATAACCTGCGGCGTGTTTCGCCCCGTCGATCCAGAATTGGTAACACAGGCCTTTCTGACAGCTTCCCATGGCGTTATTACGGCAAAAATTTTCTGGAAGGATTTTCCCTTGTTGCCTTCAGAGGCTTTGGGGGAGACCTTGTTGCGCGGTTTGGTTAAGGAATTTCTGGCCTGA